From one Williamwhitmania taraxaci genomic stretch:
- the mrdA gene encoding penicillin-binding protein 2, producing MDVSFDRKFVISSIIVAAVAAILFRLFFIQVLDNSYKITASNNVFHYVTQYPARGLIYSRKGEVLVSNQAAYDLMIVKRQVTAFDTVEFAKLLNITKEQVLDNFRAMKRSPYFSAYKQYPFIKQISAKDYARFQEKMFLFPGFYVQTRTLRDYPFHIAGGLFGYVGEVEERIIEKKPYYKRGDYIGINGLEKIYEEELRGQKGVTIYMVDVHNQIKGNYADGKFDSLAVAGKSMTISIDAELQALGEKLMVNKLGSIVAIEPSTGEILALISSPSYDPSLLVGRERTVNFKALQSDSLKPLFNRASMAMYPPGSTFKLINGLIGLQDGVLRPEIRYACHGGYPYGRGVACHEHGSPLDLVHAVENSCNAYFCYVFRNIMENPKFGSVPEALASWRRYVLSFGFGKRLGSDIANELNGIVASPELYNRIHGKNYWKALTIISLAIGQGELGVTPLQMANMTAIMANRGFYYTPHLVRSIQGVNGIDEKFKVKHQVLIDSSFFRPIVEGMYLAVNGAPGSGATARRAAVPGLDICGKTGTAQNPHGEDHSIFIAFAPKDNPKIAIAVYVENGGFGATYAAPIASMMIEKYLKDTVSRPDYEKFLIEANLLNSKRSGKKK from the coding sequence GTGGACGTTAGTTTTGATAGGAAATTTGTAATCTCATCCATCATAGTTGCCGCTGTTGCGGCAATTTTATTTCGCTTGTTTTTTATTCAAGTGTTGGATAACTCCTATAAGATTACAGCCAGCAATAACGTTTTTCATTACGTTACTCAGTATCCTGCTCGAGGATTAATATACAGTCGCAAAGGTGAAGTATTGGTGAGCAACCAAGCTGCATACGATTTAATGATTGTGAAAAGACAAGTTACCGCGTTTGATACCGTCGAGTTTGCTAAACTTTTAAATATTACCAAGGAGCAAGTTCTCGATAATTTTAGGGCGATGAAGCGATCTCCCTATTTTTCTGCTTACAAACAGTATCCTTTTATTAAGCAGATCTCAGCAAAAGATTATGCCCGCTTTCAGGAAAAGATGTTTCTATTCCCTGGTTTCTATGTGCAAACCCGCACCCTTCGCGACTACCCTTTCCATATAGCAGGGGGACTATTTGGCTATGTAGGTGAGGTTGAGGAGCGTATAATTGAAAAAAAACCTTACTACAAGCGCGGCGATTACATTGGGATAAATGGGTTGGAGAAGATCTATGAGGAAGAGTTACGGGGTCAAAAAGGGGTAACTATCTATATGGTTGATGTCCATAACCAGATAAAAGGCAACTATGCCGATGGTAAATTCGACTCTCTTGCCGTTGCTGGGAAGAGTATGACCATAAGTATAGATGCCGAGTTACAGGCCCTTGGTGAAAAACTAATGGTCAATAAATTGGGTAGCATTGTTGCAATAGAACCTTCTACCGGAGAGATTCTAGCACTCATTAGTAGCCCAAGTTATGATCCGTCCCTTTTGGTAGGTAGGGAGCGCACTGTTAACTTTAAGGCACTCCAGTCCGATTCGTTAAAACCGCTATTCAATAGGGCTTCCATGGCGATGTATCCTCCCGGTTCGACCTTTAAGTTGATCAATGGTTTGATCGGATTACAGGACGGGGTTCTTCGCCCTGAAATTCGCTATGCTTGCCACGGGGGATACCCCTATGGACGTGGAGTGGCTTGCCATGAACATGGATCTCCCCTCGATTTAGTGCATGCGGTGGAGAACAGTTGTAATGCTTACTTCTGCTACGTCTTTAGGAATATTATGGAGAATCCAAAGTTTGGCTCTGTTCCCGAGGCCTTAGCCTCATGGCGTCGATATGTCCTCTCTTTTGGGTTTGGTAAACGACTGGGATCTGATATTGCTAATGAGTTAAATGGGATTGTTGCTTCGCCCGAACTATATAATCGAATACACGGAAAGAATTACTGGAAAGCTCTTACCATTATATCGTTGGCTATTGGACAGGGCGAATTAGGGGTTACACCGCTTCAGATGGCCAATATGACTGCCATCATGGCCAATAGGGGTTTCTACTATACGCCTCATTTGGTCCGCAGTATTCAAGGTGTAAACGGAATAGATGAAAAATTTAAGGTTAAGCATCAGGTTTTAATTGATTCTTCTTTTTTTCGACCCATCGTCGAGGGTATGTATCTTGCCGTGAATGGTGCTCCTGGAAGTGGTGCCACTGCACGTCGTGCTGCTGTTCCCGGTCTTGATATATGCGGAAAAACTGGAACAGCTCAAAATCCACATGGGGAAGACCATTCCATTTTTATTGCATTCGCGCCCAAGGATAATCCCAAAATCGCCATTGCTGTTTACGTTGAAAATGGTGGTTTTGGTGCAACCTATGCCGCTCCCATTGCAAGTATGATGATCGAGAAATATCTTAAGGATACCGTATCGCGTCCCGATTATGAGAAATTTCTAATTGAAGCTAACTTACTTAACTCCAAGCGAAGTGGCAAGAAAAAGTGA
- a CDS encoding acyl carrier protein phosphodiesterase has translation MNFLAHIYLSGKDELIQLGNFSGDYVKGTNFTAYPEKVIIGLKMHRTIDNLTDSHHSFLESKKRLVPVYGRYAGVVVDIFYDHILATTWDSYCATALTPYTRTFYYNMVRNYHHLPKDVKYFLPFIIQSGRLASYATIEGIGEALNIMSRRTSLPNRTEAAIELLEKEYHAFRSEFEILFPFLIESVEETYGIQCGCNAPANDRNLSL, from the coding sequence ATGAATTTTCTTGCACACATATATTTATCGGGAAAAGACGAGTTAATTCAGTTGGGAAACTTCTCTGGCGACTACGTAAAGGGAACAAACTTCACCGCCTACCCCGAAAAAGTGATCATCGGGCTTAAAATGCATCGCACTATCGACAACCTCACGGACAGTCACCATTCATTCCTAGAGAGCAAAAAACGACTAGTTCCGGTCTATGGTCGTTATGCAGGAGTGGTAGTGGATATATTTTATGATCATATCCTCGCCACCACATGGGATAGCTATTGCGCTACGGCACTCACTCCTTATACCCGCACGTTTTATTACAATATGGTGCGCAACTACCACCACTTGCCAAAAGATGTAAAATACTTCTTGCCCTTTATAATACAAAGCGGACGATTGGCATCCTACGCCACCATAGAAGGAATTGGGGAGGCCCTCAACATTATGTCACGACGCACAAGTTTACCAAATAGAACCGAGGCTGCCATTGAATTGCTGGAAAAAGAATACCATGCATTTAGAAGTGAATTCGAAATACTCTTCCCCTTCTTAATCGAATCGGTTGAAGAAACCTATGGTATTCAATGCGGATGCAATGCCCCTGCTAACGATCGGAACTTATCTTTATAA
- the rodA gene encoding rod shape-determining protein RodA — MARKSDFASGIDWTLVLIYLVLVFMGWMNIYAAVFNEEHYSIFDLTQRYGMQLIWIAAAVVLAIFTLAVDGKFYYVFAYALYALSILLLLSVFVLGKEVNGAKSWIFIRGVGGIQPAEFVKVTTVLALARLMSSYDFTFKTIRGYLKVGALLGLPMLIILVQPDVGSVMVFMALTLMLYREGMSGWVLVIMAFAAILFILTLKLSMLAIMIGLVVIGLAALFFLLRKGVVILGLAAVIATLSTSIFFLVKAVHLEIGAYVSLVIAVLMLFPFAVIYALKQKIRSIFYILVFFVTSAGLAYSVDYVFDNVLEPHHQSRIKDLLGIESDPLGWGYNLNQSKVAIGSGGFLGKGFLQGTQTKYNFVPEQSTDFIFCTVGEEWGFVGSAIVISLFVVLLFRIQRTAERQKQAFARMYGYGVLSILFFHLVVNIAMTIGLFPVIGIPLPFFSYGGSSLWSFTVLLFVFIKISSDR, encoded by the coding sequence GTGGCAAGAAAAAGTGATTTTGCGAGTGGAATTGACTGGACGCTAGTTCTCATATACCTGGTGCTGGTGTTTATGGGCTGGATGAATATCTATGCTGCTGTTTTTAATGAGGAGCATTATAGTATCTTCGACCTAACCCAGCGCTATGGAATGCAGTTGATCTGGATAGCTGCAGCCGTTGTGTTAGCCATATTTACCCTTGCGGTGGATGGCAAGTTTTACTATGTGTTTGCCTATGCGCTCTATGCTCTATCCATACTTTTATTGCTTTCGGTTTTTGTATTAGGAAAAGAGGTGAATGGGGCTAAATCGTGGATATTTATCAGGGGTGTTGGTGGGATACAACCTGCCGAATTTGTAAAGGTTACCACCGTGTTGGCGCTGGCACGCCTAATGAGTTCCTATGATTTTACTTTTAAAACCATCAGGGGTTACTTAAAAGTAGGTGCTTTGCTGGGGCTGCCAATGCTTATTATCTTGGTTCAGCCCGATGTGGGGTCGGTAATGGTTTTTATGGCCTTAACCTTGATGCTCTATCGTGAGGGAATGTCGGGATGGGTTCTTGTGATCATGGCATTTGCTGCCATACTTTTTATCCTTACGCTTAAACTTTCTATGCTCGCTATTATGATCGGGCTGGTAGTGATCGGGCTTGCTGCTCTTTTCTTTTTACTGCGAAAGGGTGTTGTTATATTAGGTTTGGCTGCGGTTATAGCCACTTTGTCGACATCCATTTTCTTCCTTGTAAAAGCCGTTCACCTGGAGATTGGCGCTTATGTTTCGCTGGTTATTGCGGTGTTAATGCTTTTCCCTTTTGCCGTTATTTATGCTCTAAAGCAAAAAATACGATCCATCTTCTACATACTTGTTTTCTTTGTGACGAGTGCTGGACTTGCCTATTCGGTCGATTATGTTTTCGATAACGTATTGGAACCTCATCATCAATCACGTATCAAAGATTTACTTGGAATTGAATCCGATCCGTTAGGTTGGGGTTACAACTTAAACCAATCAAAGGTGGCTATTGGTTCCGGTGGCTTTTTAGGTAAGGGCTTTCTTCAGGGAACACAAACCAAGTACAACTTTGTTCCGGAACAGAGTACCGATTTTATCTTCTGCACCGTAGGCGAGGAGTGGGGTTTTGTAGGATCGGCTATCGTTATAAGCCTCTTTGTTGTATTACTATTTAGAATTCAGCGTACTGCCGAACGACAAAAGCAGGCATTTGCTCGAATGTATGGCTACGGGGTGCTTTCCATTCTTTTCTTTCACCTTGTGGTTAATATCGCTATGACCATTGGACTCTTTCCTGTGATAGGTATACCATTGCCCTTCTTTAGCTATGGAGGTTCTTCTCTCTGGTCGTTTACGGTTCTCCTCTTTGTATTTATAAAGATAAGTTCCGATCGTTAG
- a CDS encoding cyclic 2,3-diphosphoglycerate synthase produces the protein MSKRNVIIIGAAGRDFHNFNTFFRDNNSYNVVAFTAAQIPDIDGRKYPAALAGKNYPNGISIFAEEELPRLIKDLDVQDCVFSYSDVPYNRVMNISSIVNAAGANFMLLGPKETMIKSTKPVIAVVATRTGCGKSQTSRRVVEYLMSQGLKVVAVRHPMPYGDLVAQRVQRYAEVGDLKKHKCTVEEMEEYEPHVVRGNVIYAGVDYEDILRAAEKDPGGCDVILWDGGNNDFSFYKPDLTITVADPHRPGNEVSYYPGEVNLRMADVVVINKMDSAAPEGIQIVRENIAKCNPKAIVVDAASPITVDDIDIIKGKRCLIVEDGPTLTHGEMKIGAGTIAARKFGASEEVEVRPFLVGKLKETFEIYPNIGRILPAMGYGAQQLKDLEATINGTDCDSVIIGTPIDLNRIIKIKKPNTRVYYDLAEIGKPDLTGVLGDFVKKHKLSKKK, from the coding sequence ATGTCAAAAAGAAATGTGATTATTATCGGTGCTGCCGGTAGAGACTTCCACAACTTCAACACGTTTTTCCGTGACAATAATTCTTACAACGTAGTAGCATTTACTGCTGCTCAAATTCCCGATATCGACGGTAGAAAGTATCCCGCTGCATTGGCAGGCAAGAACTATCCTAACGGAATTTCAATTTTTGCCGAGGAGGAACTTCCTCGATTGATCAAGGATTTGGATGTGCAGGACTGTGTATTTTCCTACTCCGACGTACCTTACAATCGTGTTATGAACATTAGCTCGATAGTAAATGCCGCAGGAGCAAACTTCATGCTTCTTGGTCCAAAGGAAACTATGATTAAGAGCACCAAACCAGTAATTGCTGTGGTGGCAACGCGTACTGGTTGCGGTAAATCACAAACATCCCGTCGGGTGGTTGAATATCTCATGAGCCAAGGATTGAAGGTTGTGGCTGTTCGGCACCCTATGCCTTATGGCGACTTAGTTGCTCAGCGCGTTCAACGCTATGCTGAGGTTGGCGACCTTAAGAAGCATAAATGCACCGTGGAGGAGATGGAAGAATACGAGCCACACGTAGTTCGCGGTAATGTTATTTATGCTGGCGTCGACTATGAGGATATTCTTCGTGCTGCCGAAAAAGATCCAGGCGGTTGCGATGTTATTCTCTGGGATGGTGGTAATAACGACTTCTCGTTTTATAAACCCGATCTTACCATTACCGTTGCCGATCCACACCGTCCGGGCAATGAGGTTTCCTACTACCCGGGTGAGGTTAACCTCCGCATGGCCGATGTAGTTGTAATCAACAAAATGGACTCTGCGGCTCCTGAAGGAATCCAGATTGTTCGCGAAAATATTGCCAAATGCAATCCGAAAGCAATTGTTGTTGATGCGGCATCTCCAATTACTGTTGATGATATCGATATCATTAAGGGCAAACGCTGCTTAATTGTGGAAGACGGTCCTACCCTTACCCATGGTGAAATGAAGATTGGTGCTGGTACCATTGCTGCTCGTAAGTTTGGTGCTTCCGAGGAAGTGGAAGTTCGTCCATTCTTGGTTGGCAAGCTCAAGGAGACTTTTGAGATTTACCCCAATATTGGCCGTATTCTTCCTGCTATGGGTTACGGTGCTCAGCAGCTTAAGGATCTTGAAGCTACCATTAACGGAACCGATTGCGATAGTGTTATCATTGGTACGCCAATTGACCTTAATCGAATTATTAAGATCAAAAAGCCAAACACCCGTGTTTACTATGATCTAGCCGAGATTGGTAAGCCAGATTTAACCGGAGTTCTTGGTGATTTCGTAAAGAAACATAAACTTAGCAAGAAAAAGTAA
- the mreC gene encoding rod shape-determining protein MreC produces MNSLIRFLFRYHIIFLFVFLEVIALVLISSDSLYQRYRMVSAARSVSGALHDWVGGISDYVDLRDQNDILVRENLNLRRKLADYGDMETNIAPYVPDTLLQDTAIKVVAQYHYYSAKVVSNSVNKQHNFITIKAGTSNGVRPQMGVITSNGLVGVVKSCSKNYSTVISLLNTDLKVSAKLRRTGYFGSFAWDGISQDIVILSEIPQNADVVVGDTVVTSGYSSMFPEGIMLGFIKDFDMTGGSFYRIRVKLSSEFQKLNYVYLVDNVQSEEQTQLESIDIKND; encoded by the coding sequence ATGAATAGTTTAATTCGTTTTCTTTTCCGCTATCATATTATCTTCCTCTTCGTCTTTTTAGAGGTTATAGCGCTTGTTCTGATATCATCCGATAGCCTTTATCAGCGCTATCGCATGGTGTCTGCGGCACGAAGTGTTAGCGGTGCCCTGCATGATTGGGTTGGGGGCATTTCCGATTACGTGGATCTCCGCGATCAGAATGATATTTTGGTTCGGGAGAACCTGAACCTCCGCCGAAAATTGGCCGATTATGGAGATATGGAAACGAATATTGCGCCATATGTCCCGGATACACTTTTGCAGGATACCGCAATCAAAGTTGTTGCGCAGTATCATTACTATAGTGCTAAGGTAGTGAGTAATTCTGTGAATAAACAGCATAACTTCATTACCATTAAGGCGGGAACATCCAATGGAGTAAGACCACAGATGGGGGTAATTACTAGCAATGGTTTGGTTGGTGTTGTGAAGAGTTGCTCCAAGAACTACTCTACGGTTATAAGCCTGCTCAATACCGATTTGAAGGTAAGTGCAAAACTCCGACGTACGGGTTACTTTGGTTCGTTCGCTTGGGATGGTATTAGCCAAGATATTGTAATTCTTTCCGAAATTCCACAAAATGCCGATGTGGTTGTGGGCGATACGGTTGTTACCAGTGGGTATTCTTCCATGTTCCCTGAAGGTATTATGCTTGGCTTTATTAAGGATTTTGACATGACTGGGGGGAGTTTTTACCGAATTCGCGTAAAATTATCCAGCGAATTTCAGAAGTTGAACTATGTGTATTTAGTTGATAACGTCCAATCTGAGGAGCAAACTCAGTTGGAAAGTATAGATATCAAGAATGATTAA
- a CDS encoding rod shape-determining protein yields the protein MGLFSILTQELAIDLGTANTIIIHNDKIVVDEPSIVAIDKNTGKLIAIGEKARQMHGKTHDNIKTIRPLRDGVIADFNAAEQMIRGMIKMINPKHRLFTPSLRMVVCIPSGSTEVEIRAVRDSSEHAGGRDVYMIYEPMAAALGIGLDVEAPSGCMVVDIGGGTTEIAVIALGGIVCNKSIRIAGDGFTADIQAYMRHQHNIKIGDRTAEDIKIAVGSALPDLDNPPSDYIVRGPNLMTALPIEVPVSYQEIAHCLDKSISKVETAVLGVLEQTPPELYADIVTKGIYLAGGGALLRGLDKRLTEKINIPFHVAEDPLHAVARGTGISLKNVDRFSFLIR from the coding sequence ATGGGATTGTTCTCGATTTTAACGCAGGAGCTGGCCATCGACCTTGGGACTGCAAACACTATCATCATTCATAACGATAAGATTGTTGTGGATGAGCCGTCTATTGTGGCGATTGATAAAAATACCGGTAAACTTATTGCTATTGGTGAAAAGGCTCGTCAGATGCACGGCAAAACACACGATAACATAAAGACCATTAGGCCTTTGCGTGATGGAGTTATTGCCGACTTTAATGCTGCGGAACAGATGATTCGCGGAATGATTAAAATGATTAACCCCAAACACAGATTGTTTACGCCTTCCTTACGGATGGTTGTCTGCATTCCTTCGGGAAGCACTGAAGTGGAAATACGTGCAGTTCGTGACTCCTCCGAGCACGCTGGTGGACGCGATGTTTACATGATTTATGAGCCAATGGCTGCTGCCTTAGGAATTGGTCTCGACGTGGAAGCGCCATCGGGATGTATGGTTGTGGATATAGGAGGTGGTACTACGGAGATTGCTGTGATTGCACTTGGTGGTATTGTTTGTAATAAAAGTATCCGTATTGCTGGAGATGGTTTTACTGCCGATATTCAGGCATATATGCGCCATCAGCACAACATCAAAATTGGTGATCGCACCGCTGAAGATATTAAGATTGCTGTAGGTAGCGCACTTCCCGATTTGGATAACCCACCAAGCGATTATATTGTAAGGGGACCAAACTTGATGACTGCACTCCCAATTGAAGTCCCTGTTTCTTACCAGGAAATTGCTCACTGCCTCGATAAATCGATTTCGAAAGTAGAAACCGCTGTTTTGGGTGTGCTAGAACAAACTCCTCCGGAACTTTACGCCGACATTGTTACTAAGGGAATTTACCTCGCAGGAGGTGGTGCACTGCTTCGCGGACTCGATAAGCGCTTAACAGAGAAGATTAACATTCCTTTTCATGTAGCCGAGGATCCATTACACGCTGTAGCTAGAGGTACTGGTATCTCTCTTAAGAATGTTGATCGCTTCTCTTTCCTAATCCGATAG
- a CDS encoding ABC transporter permease: MKVLRQIVESFIFALHAASVNRLRTFLSLLGITIGIFAIISVLTVIDSLERNVRNSLQSLGNNVVYVQKWPWMPPEGEEYAWWKFMNRPQPTYKEYETIERKVKGAEAFAFLFGSRLQPTYKNASVSDAAVLCATHSYDQIRSFEITKGRYFSVLEANQGKALAIIGIDVATQLFGKEDPLGKMIKIGRNRVTVIGVFNREGKTMLGDESIDKVVLVPALYGRTFVELRRANPTIMIKALPNIPTDEVMDEVKMILRAERRIRPLEEDSFALNQLSQLSQGLDKIFGIINIAGIIIGGFSILVGGFGIANIMFVSVKERTNMIGVQKALGAKQYFILLQFLYESVILSIVGGGIGLFLVFIGAISISSPAFEISVSLRNVITGLSISAAIGIISGFIPAYTASKLDPVEAINAKV; encoded by the coding sequence ATGAAAGTTTTACGACAGATAGTTGAAAGTTTTATCTTCGCCTTACACGCGGCAAGCGTGAATAGGTTGAGAACATTTCTATCCCTGCTTGGAATCACTATTGGTATTTTCGCCATCATTTCGGTTCTAACGGTAATTGATTCGCTGGAACGTAACGTTCGTAACAGTTTACAATCGCTCGGCAACAACGTAGTTTACGTTCAAAAATGGCCTTGGATGCCGCCCGAAGGAGAAGAATACGCTTGGTGGAAATTTATGAATAGACCACAACCAACCTACAAGGAATACGAGACAATTGAGCGAAAAGTAAAGGGTGCCGAGGCTTTTGCTTTTCTATTTGGATCGAGATTACAACCAACCTACAAAAATGCCTCCGTTTCGGACGCAGCCGTGCTGTGCGCCACGCACAGTTACGATCAGATACGATCCTTTGAAATAACAAAGGGACGTTACTTCTCGGTACTTGAGGCGAATCAAGGCAAGGCATTGGCTATAATTGGGATTGACGTAGCTACTCAACTATTTGGGAAAGAAGACCCTCTTGGCAAGATGATCAAAATAGGGCGCAACAGGGTTACCGTGATCGGAGTATTCAACCGCGAGGGCAAAACCATGCTGGGCGATGAAAGCATCGACAAGGTGGTGCTGGTTCCTGCACTTTATGGTCGAACCTTTGTGGAACTTAGGCGAGCAAACCCAACAATCATGATAAAAGCACTCCCCAACATCCCCACCGATGAGGTAATGGATGAGGTGAAGATGATTCTACGGGCAGAACGCCGAATTAGACCGCTAGAAGAGGATAGTTTTGCGCTTAATCAACTTAGTCAACTATCACAAGGTCTCGACAAGATTTTTGGCATTATCAACATTGCCGGGATTATTATTGGTGGATTTAGCATTTTGGTGGGAGGATTTGGCATTGCCAACATCATGTTTGTCTCGGTAAAGGAACGCACCAACATGATAGGTGTTCAAAAAGCGTTAGGGGCAAAACAATACTTTATACTGCTGCAATTCTTATACGAATCGGTAATTCTTTCTATTGTGGGAGGCGGGATTGGGCTTTTTTTGGTCTTTATTGGGGCCATTAGTATAAGTTCCCCCGCTTTCGAAATCTCAGTATCGTTGCG
- the mreD gene encoding rod shape-determining protein MreD, with protein sequence MIKYLLKYFGLFVLLVLLQEFFFSNIQLSGYLNPYVYILFVLMLPLNTPRWIMLVTAFLLGLSVDLFANTLGFHAFATTLLAFIRPNIIALFSNRDDYNQGPVPTMAGFGLPWFLRYAGLCILIHHFTLFYLEAFTFHGFFFTFLRVILSSVFTLVIIVLSQLLFYKE encoded by the coding sequence ATGATTAAGTACTTACTAAAGTATTTTGGACTATTTGTTCTGCTGGTGTTGCTGCAGGAATTTTTCTTCAGCAACATTCAACTTAGTGGTTATCTAAACCCCTATGTTTACATCTTGTTCGTTTTAATGCTTCCCCTGAATACTCCGCGTTGGATTATGCTCGTGACCGCATTCTTGCTGGGGTTATCTGTCGATCTTTTTGCTAATACGTTGGGTTTTCATGCATTTGCTACGACGCTACTTGCATTCATACGACCTAATATTATTGCGCTCTTTTCGAATCGCGATGACTATAATCAAGGACCTGTCCCTACGATGGCAGGATTTGGCTTGCCTTGGTTTCTTCGTTATGCGGGCCTATGCATCCTCATACACCATTTTACGCTTTTTTACCTAGAGGCATTTACGTTTCATGGATTCTTTTTCACCTTTTTGCGAGTCATCCTAAGCAGCGTATTCACTCTTGTCATTATTGTGCTATCGCAGCTTCTGTTTTATAAAGAGTAA
- the purH gene encoding bifunctional phosphoribosylaminoimidazolecarboxamide formyltransferase/IMP cyclohydrolase, with protein sequence MSNEQKIKSALISVYYKDGLDLVVKKLNHLGVRIYSTGGTLSFIHELGVAAESVESLTGYPSILGGRVKTLHPKVFGGILARRELQGDLDQLIEYEIPQIDLVIVDLYPFEETVASGAADQAIVEKIDIGGISLIRAAAKNFNDVTIVASRNQYGELLHVLESGSGITTLEQRRNFAREAFNVSSHYDAAIFNYFSGDSGNAIKVSVSGKKELRYGENPHQKGAFFGNLDAIFTQLHGKEISYNNLLDIDAAINLVDEYSETTFAILKHNNACGAASRPSLMTAWKDALAGDPISAFGGILITNTAVTADVATDINTLFFEVIIAPEYSPEALDVLKTKKNRIILVRKPHALGKQQFRSLLNGVMVQDKDLKTEVEADMQVKTTKSPTKAEISDMMFANILVKHSKSNAIVLAKDGMLLASGVGQTSRVDALRHAIEKAKSFGFDLTGAVMASDAFFPFADSIEIAHNAGITSVIQPGGSVKDQDTIDYCNANGMAMVFTGVRHFKH encoded by the coding sequence ATGAGTAATGAGCAAAAAATCAAAAGTGCTTTAATTTCTGTTTATTACAAGGATGGTCTTGATTTGGTGGTGAAGAAGTTGAATCACCTTGGTGTAAGAATATACTCCACTGGTGGAACTTTATCCTTCATTCACGAGTTGGGCGTGGCGGCCGAATCGGTTGAAAGTCTCACTGGTTATCCTTCAATTTTGGGTGGTCGGGTAAAAACACTACATCCCAAAGTATTTGGTGGTATTTTGGCGCGACGTGAGTTGCAAGGTGACTTAGATCAATTGATTGAATACGAAATACCTCAGATTGACCTCGTCATTGTAGATCTTTACCCTTTCGAAGAAACGGTAGCATCAGGTGCTGCAGATCAGGCTATTGTTGAGAAGATCGATATTGGCGGGATCTCCCTTATTCGGGCGGCTGCAAAGAATTTTAATGATGTGACAATTGTTGCCTCTAGGAACCAATACGGCGAGTTGTTGCATGTTCTTGAGTCAGGCAGTGGAATAACAACCCTTGAGCAGCGCAGAAACTTTGCTCGTGAAGCATTCAATGTTTCATCGCACTACGATGCTGCTATCTTTAACTACTTTTCCGGAGATAGCGGCAATGCCATAAAGGTTAGCGTGTCGGGAAAAAAGGAGTTGCGCTATGGCGAAAACCCACATCAGAAGGGTGCCTTCTTCGGCAACCTTGATGCAATTTTCACCCAGCTGCACGGCAAGGAGATATCCTACAATAATTTGCTCGATATTGACGCCGCAATAAATTTAGTTGACGAGTATTCCGAAACTACATTCGCCATTCTAAAGCATAACAACGCGTGTGGTGCTGCGTCGCGCCCTTCGCTGATGACTGCATGGAAGGATGCCCTAGCCGGTGATCCAATTTCGGCCTTCGGCGGAATTCTTATTACCAATACAGCGGTTACTGCAGATGTTGCCACCGATATTAACACTCTCTTTTTTGAGGTTATCATTGCACCGGAATACTCTCCGGAAGCGCTGGATGTGTTAAAGACAAAAAAAAATAGGATTATTCTTGTTCGGAAACCACATGCATTGGGTAAGCAGCAGTTTCGCTCGCTGCTCAATGGTGTAATGGTTCAGGACAAGGATTTAAAAACCGAAGTGGAAGCCGATATGCAGGTGAAAACCACTAAGAGTCCAACAAAGGCGGAGATATCCGATATGATGTTTGCCAATATACTTGTAAAGCACTCTAAATCCAATGCCATTGTTTTGGCTAAAGATGGGATGCTGCTTGCCAGTGGTGTTGGGCAAACTTCTCGGGTGGATGCTCTGCGGCATGCCATTGAAAAAGCAAAAAGTTTTGGTTTCGACCTTACGGGTGCCGTTATGGCCTCCGATGCTTTCTTCCCTTTTGCCGATAGCATAGAGATTGCTCATAACGCAGGTATTACTTCGGTAATTCAGCCCGGTGGTTCGGTAAAAGACCAGGATACCATTGATTACTGTAACGCCAATGGCATGGCGATGGTTTTTACAGGTGTTCGCCATTTTAAACACTAA